In Actinoplanes sp. NBC_00393, a single genomic region encodes these proteins:
- a CDS encoding phosphoketolase family protein → MIVTAVSDNRSQLDHEELVRKLAAPDDAEVAGLDAWWRANNYLTVGQIYLQGNPLLREPLKSEHIKPRLLGHWGTSPGLSFVYAHVSRLIRKTGQQAIYLAGPGHGGPALVAAGYLEGTYSEVYPKVSLDEGGMLRLFRQFSSPGGIPSHVSVTTPGSIHEGGELGYVLVHAFGSVMDNPDLLTIAVVGDGEAETGPLEGSWKGISFINPEHDGAVLPILHLNGAKIAGPTVLARKDPAEVRKLLEGHGYEIIEVEGADLPGMHHRFAAALAEAWGKIRAIQSAARGGDWDGARPHWPLIVLRTPKGWTGPEKIDGITVTGTWRSHQVPLSGVRDNEDHLRELEKWLKSYRPEELFDATGAPVEQIRAEAPDGDLRMSASPHANGGLLTRDLDLPDFRDYAIEVKQPAQTRAESTRKLGEMMRDIYQRNSDRFRLFCPDETNSNRLGAVFEVSDRAFMESVNDDDVKLSRNGRVMEVLSEHNCHGWLEGYNLTGRHGMFATYEAFAMVSASQTVQHGKWLQEAKHLPWRAKVPSLNILLTSTAWRNDHNGFSHQGPGLIQVVLTQRGDVARVYLPPDANTLLSVANHCFRSKSYINLIVIDKQPQLQWLDMDQAIEHTAKGAGVWEWAGTDDGNSDPDIILACAGDVVTMETVAAARILMEKLPQLKVRVVNVVNLMTLPRPKDHPHGMSETMFRELFTDHVDVVFAFHGYPGAIHQLVHGRPDADRFRVRGFIEQGTTTTPFDMTVRNRASRYHLVMDAINNAKRLPVGATELKAWCEAQLEKHERYVVEHLEDMPEVRDWSLGDWAEH, encoded by the coding sequence ATGATCGTGACCGCCGTTTCGGACAACCGGTCCCAGCTCGACCACGAGGAGCTCGTCCGGAAGCTCGCCGCCCCGGACGACGCCGAGGTCGCCGGCCTCGACGCCTGGTGGCGGGCGAACAACTACCTGACCGTCGGCCAGATCTATCTGCAGGGCAACCCGCTGCTGCGCGAGCCGCTCAAGTCGGAGCACATCAAGCCGCGCCTGCTCGGCCACTGGGGCACCAGCCCCGGTCTCTCCTTCGTGTACGCCCACGTGTCCCGCCTGATCCGCAAGACCGGGCAGCAGGCCATCTACCTGGCCGGCCCCGGGCACGGTGGCCCCGCCCTGGTCGCCGCCGGCTACCTGGAGGGCACCTACTCCGAGGTGTACCCGAAGGTCAGCCTCGACGAGGGCGGCATGCTGCGCCTGTTCCGGCAGTTCTCCAGCCCCGGCGGCATCCCCAGCCACGTCTCGGTGACCACGCCCGGGTCCATCCACGAGGGTGGCGAGCTCGGCTACGTGCTGGTGCACGCGTTCGGCTCGGTGATGGACAACCCCGACCTGCTCACCATCGCGGTGGTCGGTGACGGCGAGGCCGAGACCGGTCCGCTGGAGGGCTCCTGGAAGGGCATCTCCTTCATCAACCCCGAGCACGACGGCGCGGTGCTGCCGATCCTGCACCTCAACGGCGCGAAGATCGCCGGGCCGACCGTGCTGGCCCGCAAGGACCCGGCCGAGGTGCGCAAGCTCCTGGAGGGCCACGGCTACGAGATCATCGAGGTCGAGGGGGCCGACCTGCCCGGCATGCACCACCGCTTCGCGGCGGCGCTGGCCGAGGCGTGGGGCAAGATCCGCGCCATCCAGAGCGCGGCGCGCGGCGGCGACTGGGACGGCGCGCGTCCGCACTGGCCGCTCATCGTGCTGCGTACGCCGAAGGGCTGGACCGGTCCCGAGAAGATCGACGGCATCACCGTGACCGGCACCTGGCGCTCGCACCAGGTCCCGCTCTCCGGGGTCCGCGACAACGAGGACCACCTGCGTGAGCTGGAGAAGTGGCTCAAGTCGTACCGGCCGGAGGAGCTGTTCGACGCCACCGGCGCGCCGGTCGAGCAGATCCGCGCCGAGGCGCCCGACGGCGACCTGCGGATGAGCGCCTCCCCGCACGCCAACGGCGGCCTGCTCACCCGCGACCTCGACCTGCCGGACTTCCGCGACTACGCCATCGAGGTGAAGCAGCCGGCGCAGACCCGGGCCGAGTCCACCCGCAAGCTGGGCGAGATGATGCGCGACATCTACCAGCGCAACAGCGACCGGTTCCGGCTGTTCTGCCCGGACGAGACGAACAGCAACCGGCTCGGCGCGGTCTTCGAGGTCTCCGACCGGGCGTTCATGGAGTCGGTGAACGACGACGACGTGAAGCTCAGCCGCAACGGCCGGGTCATGGAGGTGCTCTCCGAGCACAACTGCCACGGCTGGCTGGAGGGCTACAACCTGACCGGCCGGCACGGCATGTTCGCCACGTACGAGGCGTTCGCCATGGTCAGCGCCTCGCAGACGGTGCAGCACGGCAAGTGGCTGCAGGAGGCCAAGCACCTGCCCTGGCGGGCCAAGGTGCCGAGCCTGAACATCCTGCTCACCTCGACCGCCTGGCGCAACGACCACAACGGCTTCTCGCATCAGGGTCCCGGCCTGATCCAGGTGGTGCTCACCCAGCGCGGCGACGTGGCCCGGGTCTACCTGCCGCCGGACGCGAACACCCTGCTCTCGGTGGCCAACCACTGCTTCCGGTCGAAGTCGTACATCAATCTGATCGTCATCGACAAGCAGCCGCAGCTGCAGTGGCTCGACATGGATCAGGCGATCGAGCACACCGCGAAGGGCGCCGGCGTCTGGGAGTGGGCCGGCACCGACGACGGCAACAGCGACCCGGACATCATCCTGGCCTGCGCCGGTGACGTGGTGACCATGGAGACGGTGGCGGCGGCCCGGATCCTGATGGAGAAGCTGCCGCAGCTGAAGGTCCGGGTGGTCAACGTGGTCAACCTGATGACCCTGCCGCGGCCGAAGGACCACCCGCACGGCATGAGCGAGACCATGTTCCGCGAGCTGTTCACCGACCACGTGGACGTGGTGTTCGCCTTCCACGGTTACCCGGGCGCCATCCACCAGCTGGTGCACGGCCGGCCGGACGCCGACCGGTTCCGGGTCCGCGGCTTCATCGAGCAGGGCACCACCACCACACCGTTCGACATGACGGTGCGCAACCGGGCGTCCCGGTACCACCTGGTGATGGACGCGATCAACAACGCCAAGCGGCTGCCGGTCGGCGCGACCGAGCTGAAGGCCTGGTGCGAGGCGCAGCTGGAGAAGCACGAGCGGTACGTCGTCGAGCATCTGGAGGACATGCCCGAGGTGCGGGACTGGTCGCTCGGAGACTGGGCCGAACACTGA
- a CDS encoding peptidoglycan-binding domain-containing protein produces the protein MTATLNPWPTTRQGATNHPVPMLQYLLLAHGHTVTVDGVFGAQTSDAVRAYQRAKNLPDDGVVGPQTWRALIVEVRPGAKGNAVRGVQHEFQVRGDVAPQADGVYGPATEQAVRAFQSALRADGAEVAADGVIGPRTWQALVGGVQAPLRQAA, from the coding sequence ATGACCGCCACGTTGAACCCTTGGCCGACGACCCGGCAGGGCGCGACGAATCACCCGGTGCCGATGCTGCAATACCTGCTGCTGGCACACGGGCACACGGTCACCGTTGATGGAGTCTTCGGTGCACAGACCTCCGACGCGGTACGCGCCTACCAGCGCGCCAAGAATCTCCCCGACGACGGTGTCGTCGGCCCGCAGACCTGGCGCGCGCTGATCGTCGAGGTACGGCCGGGTGCGAAGGGCAACGCGGTGCGCGGCGTGCAGCACGAGTTCCAGGTCCGCGGCGATGTGGCCCCCCAGGCCGACGGGGTGTACGGGCCGGCCACCGAACAGGCGGTACGCGCCTTCCAATCCGCGCTGCGTGCCGACGGCGCCGAGGTCGCGGCGGACGGGGTCATCGGGCCCCGCACCTGGCAGGCCCTCGTCGGCGGCGTGCAGGCGCCGCTGCGCCAGGCCGCCTGA
- a CDS encoding energy-coupling factor ABC transporter ATP-binding protein → MSVPAALQITGLHFAYPDGREALRGVDLTLAPGERVALLGPNGAGKTTLVLHLNGILHGGAGRVEISGMPVTPGDRKAITEIRRRVGVVFQDPDDQLFMPTVAEDVAFGPANLGVRGDELAARVDEALTAVGMLEHRGQVPQHLSFGQRRRVAVATVLAMRPEILVLDEPSSNLDPASRRELAEIIESLPVTALMVTHDLPYALELCPRSVILDAGRIVADGPTGELLTDRDLMASHRLELPFGFDPRTV, encoded by the coding sequence ATGAGTGTGCCGGCTGCCCTGCAGATCACCGGGCTGCACTTCGCGTACCCGGACGGGCGCGAGGCGCTACGCGGCGTGGACCTGACCCTCGCGCCGGGCGAGCGGGTCGCGCTGCTCGGGCCGAACGGCGCCGGCAAGACCACCCTGGTGCTGCATCTCAACGGCATCCTGCACGGCGGGGCCGGGCGGGTGGAGATCTCCGGCATGCCGGTCACGCCCGGCGATCGCAAGGCGATCACCGAGATCCGCCGCCGGGTCGGCGTCGTCTTCCAGGATCCCGACGACCAGCTCTTCATGCCGACGGTCGCGGAGGATGTGGCTTTCGGCCCGGCAAATCTGGGGGTACGCGGAGACGAGCTCGCCGCCCGGGTCGACGAGGCCCTGACCGCCGTCGGCATGCTGGAGCACCGCGGTCAGGTGCCGCAACACCTGTCCTTCGGCCAGCGGCGGCGGGTCGCGGTCGCCACCGTGCTGGCCATGCGCCCGGAGATCCTGGTCCTCGACGAGCCCTCGTCCAACCTGGACCCGGCGAGCCGGCGGGAACTGGCCGAGATCATCGAATCCCTGCCGGTCACCGCGCTGATGGTGACGCACGACCTGCCGTACGCATTGGAGCTCTGCCCCCGCTCGGTGATCCTGGACGCCGGCCGGATCGTCGCCGACGGACCGACCGGGGAGCTGCTCACCGACCGCGACCTGATGGCGAGCCACCGCCTCGAGCTGCCGTTCGGTTTCGATCCCCGGACGGTGTGA
- the cbiQ gene encoding cobalt ECF transporter T component CbiQ, whose product MAAGHAHPLHLDRDSPIHRLSPEVKIVAMLLFTVIVVATPRTEFLAFGGYALLLAGVAVLARVPAGWLAKRATIELPFVLLAIALPLAGHGERVEWLGLSLSVDGLYGAWNIFAKGTLGVLASLLLAATTTMRDLILGLDRLRCPEVLTQIMTFMLRYIDVLADDARRMRIARLARGYDPRFLWQAKAFAVGVGALFLRSYERGERVYLAMLSRGYSGRLPQLGGGPAPAREWAISAALPVATAGIAVAALVLA is encoded by the coding sequence TTGGCCGCGGGGCACGCCCACCCGCTGCACCTCGACCGGGACAGCCCGATCCACCGGCTGTCCCCCGAGGTGAAGATCGTGGCGATGCTGCTGTTCACCGTCATCGTGGTGGCCACCCCGCGGACCGAGTTCCTCGCCTTCGGCGGGTACGCGCTGCTGCTCGCCGGAGTGGCGGTGCTGGCCCGGGTGCCGGCCGGCTGGCTGGCCAAGCGGGCCACCATCGAGCTGCCGTTCGTGCTGCTCGCGATCGCGCTGCCGCTCGCCGGGCATGGGGAGCGGGTGGAGTGGCTGGGCCTGTCGCTCTCGGTCGACGGCCTCTACGGCGCGTGGAACATCTTCGCGAAGGGCACGCTCGGCGTACTGGCGTCGCTCCTGCTCGCCGCGACCACCACCATGCGTGACCTGATCCTCGGCCTGGACCGGCTGCGCTGCCCCGAGGTCCTCACCCAGATCATGACGTTCATGCTGCGCTACATCGACGTGCTCGCCGACGACGCCCGCCGGATGCGGATCGCCCGGCTGGCCCGCGGCTACGACCCGCGTTTCCTCTGGCAGGCGAAGGCGTTCGCGGTCGGCGTCGGCGCGCTCTTCCTGCGCTCCTACGAGCGCGGCGAGCGGGTCTACCTGGCCATGCTGTCGCGCGGCTACTCCGGCCGGCTCCCCCAGCTCGGCGGCGGCCCGGCGCCGGCCCGCGAGTGGGCGATCTCCGCGGCCCTGCCGGTCGCCACCGCCGGCATAGCCGTCGCCGCGCTCGTCCTAGCATGA
- a CDS encoding PDGLE domain-containing protein: MSKKLGWFLAGGLLVALLLAGVVSSFASGSPDGLDYAAREGCTFNADDEITGGSCMLQQEGDHQLADSPLADYGIRGIDNEFLSTGLSGVLGVLITFAVGGGLFWLVRRRDKVS; encoded by the coding sequence ATGAGCAAGAAGCTGGGATGGTTCCTGGCCGGTGGCCTGCTCGTCGCCCTGCTGCTGGCCGGTGTGGTGTCCAGCTTCGCCTCGGGCAGCCCGGACGGCCTGGACTACGCGGCCCGCGAGGGCTGCACGTTCAACGCCGACGACGAGATCACCGGCGGCTCCTGCATGCTGCAGCAGGAGGGTGACCATCAACTGGCCGACAGCCCGCTGGCCGACTACGGCATCCGGGGCATCGACAACGAGTTCCTCTCCACCGGCCTGTCCGGCGTCCTCGGCGTACTGATCACGTTCGCCGTCGGCGGCGGCCTGTTCTGGCTGGTCCGCCGCCGCGACAAGGTCTCCTGA